One Bacteroidota bacterium genomic window carries:
- a CDS encoding aminoacyl-tRNA hydrolase, whose product MKYLIAGLGNIGEEYNSTRHNIGFDVLDAFVKASDVSFKADKLAFTAQVKCKGRTLILIKPTTYMNLSGKAVNYYLQKEKIGIENLLVITDDISLPLGKLRLRGKGSDGGHNGLKSIIEVSGTTEFARLRFGVGCDFPKGRQVDFVLGKWNQEELKTLETRMSFALDLIKSFTTIGLDRTMSTFNNL is encoded by the coding sequence GTTTAGGCAACATAGGAGAAGAATACAATTCAACCCGACACAATATAGGGTTTGATGTTTTAGATGCTTTTGTTAAAGCGTCTGATGTATCTTTCAAGGCGGATAAATTAGCATTTACTGCCCAGGTTAAATGCAAGGGAAGAACTTTAATACTTATCAAACCTACCACTTATATGAATTTGAGCGGGAAGGCGGTTAATTATTACCTTCAAAAGGAAAAAATCGGCATTGAGAATTTATTGGTAATTACAGATGATATTTCCCTTCCTTTGGGTAAATTAAGGTTAAGAGGAAAGGGAAGCGATGGTGGTCACAATGGGCTAAAAAGCATTATTGAAGTTTCGGGAACTACAGAGTTTGCAAGACTAAGATTTGGGGTTGGTTGTGATTTCCCAAAAGGAAGGCAGGTTGATTTCGTTCTTGGCAAGTGGAACCAGGAGGAATTAAAAACGCTTGAAACCCGAATGTCATTTGCTTTGGATTTAATCAAGAGCTTTACTACCATTGGCCTTGATAGAACAATGAGTACCTTTAACAACCTTTAA